The Leptolyngbya sp. CCY15150 genome contains a region encoding:
- a CDS encoding molecular chaperone GrpE — protein MIGASGFFLFDLVMTVVAPITTLAVLGSGSSQPSIERADVNELRQQCRRLQAQLQTQEEQAIAQSRLDTFEALQSLLIGYPSAAKMVGSQPEFPARHLMAMLTPLDHLLNQWGYERIGQPWDSVSFDPRLHQPDEEDISVGDSVYVRFVGYRQGDRILCPAKVSRTLPSNVQ, from the coding sequence ATGATTGGAGCTAGTGGATTTTTTCTCTTTGATCTGGTGATGACCGTCGTTGCCCCGATCACCACCCTAGCGGTGTTGGGCAGTGGGTCGTCTCAGCCGTCTATCGAACGTGCCGACGTGAATGAGCTACGCCAACAGTGTCGGCGGCTTCAGGCGCAATTGCAGACGCAAGAGGAGCAGGCGATCGCTCAATCTCGTTTAGATACCTTCGAGGCTTTGCAATCGTTACTCATCGGCTATCCTAGCGCGGCCAAGATGGTGGGTAGCCAGCCAGAGTTTCCAGCTCGACATTTGATGGCGATGCTGACGCCCTTGGATCACCTGCTCAACCAGTGGGGCTATGAGCGCATTGGTCAGCCTTGGGACTCGGTGTCCTTTGATCCTCGTCTGCATCAGCCCGATGAGGAGGATATCTCCGTGGGCGACTCGGTCTATGTGCGGTTTGTGGGCTACCGTCAGGGCGATCGCATTCTCTGTCCCGCGAAGGTGAGCCGCACGCTGCCGTCTAATGTGCAATAA
- the pcrA gene encoding DNA helicase PcrA has protein sequence MTQSLDFLSHLNPSQRRAVEHFCGPMLVVAGAGSGKTRALTYRIANLVLTHRVDPENILAVTFTNKAAREMKERIERLFAEQEAQHRHQKPLEALSPAQQTQLRSQVYRTVTKNLWIGTFHALCSRILRFDIEKYQDPQGRTWTRSFSIFDESDAQSLVKEIVTKQLNLDDKKFDPRSVRYAISNAKNQGWSPQDIEAEQPNYRGRVIADVYSHYQTALAANNALDFDDLILLPVQLFRQNEQVLSYWHQRFRHILVDEYQDTNRTQYDLISLLTTNGASSEQFDDWHHRSIFVVGDADQSIYSFRAADFTILMDFQGDFGDGLPDDDTRSMVKLEENYRSTENILQIANHLIENNTERIDKILRPTRGTGEMVFCNRVGDEVEEAQFVTRQIRQLEELHPELSWGDFAILYRTNAQSRAFEESLVSQEIPYTIVGGLRFYDRREIKDVLAYLRAIANPADSVSLKRIINTPRRGIGKATIDRLESAATQLGVPLWEILQDETSVKPLAGRSAKAVLGFASMLKTWQSRVDDHSASEIVQGILEDSRYLDEWQDKGTDEAQERIANVQELYNAVLQFEDDNEESNLMMFLGNASLASDLDNGDESSDRVSLMTLHSSKGLEFPVVFLVGLEQGLFPNYRSLDDPASLEEERRLCYVGITRAKERLFLSHASERRLYGSRESASPSLFLAELPRDLLLTSSDRALPEKWTKPINQRTTRERKASDPLGSHEDDWTVGDRVVHKAFGVGQVTHIFGAGNKICLAIKFPSIGQKIVDPKIAPLQRVVDS, from the coding sequence ATGACGCAATCTCTTGATTTTCTTAGCCATCTTAATCCCTCTCAGCGTCGGGCTGTGGAGCATTTCTGTGGCCCCATGTTGGTGGTGGCGGGGGCAGGGTCGGGCAAAACCCGCGCCCTCACCTATCGGATTGCTAACCTGGTGCTCACCCACCGGGTCGATCCTGAAAATATCCTGGCCGTCACATTTACCAATAAAGCGGCCCGGGAAATGAAGGAGCGGATTGAACGGCTCTTTGCAGAACAGGAAGCCCAACACCGGCACCAAAAACCCTTGGAGGCTCTATCGCCTGCCCAGCAAACCCAACTGCGATCGCAGGTCTATCGCACGGTGACCAAGAATTTGTGGATTGGCACCTTCCACGCCCTTTGTTCCCGCATTCTGCGCTTTGATATTGAAAAGTACCAAGATCCCCAGGGACGCACTTGGACGCGCAGCTTCTCGATTTTTGATGAATCGGACGCCCAGAGTTTGGTGAAGGAGATCGTCACCAAGCAGTTGAACCTGGATGACAAGAAATTTGATCCGCGATCGGTGCGCTATGCCATCAGCAATGCCAAAAACCAAGGCTGGTCACCGCAAGACATCGAAGCCGAGCAGCCCAACTATCGCGGGCGGGTGATTGCCGATGTCTATTCCCATTACCAAACGGCCCTGGCCGCCAATAATGCCCTAGATTTTGACGACCTGATTCTGCTACCCGTGCAGCTCTTTCGGCAAAACGAACAGGTGCTCAGCTATTGGCACCAGCGGTTTCGCCATATTTTGGTCGATGAATACCAAGATACCAACCGCACCCAGTATGACCTGATTAGCCTGCTGACCACCAACGGCGCTAGCTCCGAGCAGTTTGACGATTGGCACCATCGTTCGATCTTCGTGGTGGGAGACGCAGATCAGTCTATCTACTCCTTCCGAGCCGCTGATTTCACCATTTTGATGGACTTCCAAGGCGACTTTGGCGATGGGCTCCCCGATGACGACACCCGCAGCATGGTGAAGCTGGAGGAAAACTACCGCTCCACCGAAAATATTCTGCAGATCGCTAACCACCTAATTGAGAACAATACCGAACGGATTGACAAAATCCTGCGCCCCACCCGAGGCACGGGAGAAATGGTATTTTGCAACCGGGTGGGCGATGAGGTCGAAGAAGCCCAGTTTGTGACGCGGCAGATTCGTCAGCTTGAGGAACTGCACCCAGAGCTAAGCTGGGGCGACTTTGCCATCCTCTACCGCACCAATGCCCAATCCCGAGCCTTTGAAGAATCTCTGGTCTCCCAAGAAATTCCCTACACCATCGTCGGCGGTCTGCGCTTCTACGATCGCCGCGAAATTAAGGATGTGTTGGCCTATTTGAGGGCGATCGCCAACCCAGCCGATAGTGTCAGCCTAAAGCGCATCATCAACACACCGCGTCGGGGCATTGGCAAAGCCACCATCGATCGCCTAGAAAGCGCCGCCACCCAGCTAGGCGTTCCCCTCTGGGAAATTTTGCAGGACGAAACCTCGGTGAAGCCCTTAGCGGGGCGATCGGCCAAGGCCGTCCTAGGATTTGCCTCCATGCTCAAAACCTGGCAGTCCCGTGTGGATGACCATTCGGCGTCGGAAATTGTGCAGGGGATCCTCGAAGATTCGCGCTACCTAGACGAATGGCAAGACAAGGGCACCGATGAAGCCCAAGAGCGCATTGCCAACGTGCAGGAGCTGTACAACGCCGTCCTACAGTTTGAGGACGACAACGAAGAGTCGAACCTGATGATGTTCTTGGGCAACGCTTCCCTGGCGTCTGACTTAGACAATGGCGACGAAAGCAGCGATCGCGTTTCGTTGATGACGCTGCATTCATCCAAGGGGCTAGAGTTTCCTGTCGTCTTCCTGGTTGGGCTAGAGCAGGGACTGTTTCCCAACTACCGCTCCTTGGATGATCCAGCCTCCTTGGAAGAAGAGCGCCGCCTTTGCTATGTAGGCATCACCCGCGCCAAGGAACGCCTATTTCTCTCCCATGCCTCCGAGCGACGACTCTACGGCAGCCGCGAATCCGCTAGTCCATCCCTGTTCCTAGCCGAACTGCCCCGCGATCTGCTGTTGACCAGCTCCGATCGCGCCCTGCCAGAAAAGTGGACAAAACCGATCAACCAACGCACCACCCGCGAACGCAAGGCCTCCGATCCCCTCGGCAGCCACGAAGACGATTGGACGGTGGGCGATCGCGTGGTTCACAAAGCCTTTGGTGTTGGTCAGGTGACCCATATTTTTGGGGCAGGCAACAAAATTTGCCTAGCGATCAAATTTCCCAGCATCGGTCAAAAAATTGTCGATCCCAAAATCGCCCCTCTGCAGCGGGTCGTTGATTCTTAA
- the fabG gene encoding 3-oxoacyl-ACP reductase FabG, whose amino-acid sequence MNHKHVLLTGGTGGLGLGVTPAVLRQGVASLTIPYRNPQEVERLKGRLSPGDLARIQFVPVNLLDEAAVEQMVNRMEAVDVAIHLVGGFSMGATHSYGYDQWQKDIALNLSSTFLVCKHSLRRMRETGYGRIVTVGSRGAVEPGAQLAAYCAAKAGVVALTKAIAAETKGTRITANVVLPSIIDTPSNRNDMGTEQVKQWVDPASLAQVICFLASEAAGDLRGAAIPVYGDS is encoded by the coding sequence ATGAACCATAAGCATGTTTTGCTCACCGGCGGTACGGGCGGTCTGGGGCTAGGGGTAACACCAGCCGTCTTACGTCAGGGTGTTGCCTCGCTCACCATTCCCTATCGCAATCCCCAGGAAGTGGAGCGCCTCAAGGGGCGGCTATCTCCCGGCGATCTGGCACGCATCCAGTTTGTGCCGGTGAATTTGCTGGACGAAGCGGCGGTGGAACAGATGGTGAACCGCATGGAGGCCGTGGATGTGGCCATCCATTTGGTGGGCGGCTTTTCTATGGGGGCCACCCACAGCTACGGCTATGACCAATGGCAAAAGGACATTGCCCTCAACCTTTCCAGTACGTTTTTGGTCTGCAAGCATAGCCTGCGGCGGATGCGGGAAACGGGCTACGGGCGGATCGTGACCGTGGGGTCGCGCGGGGCGGTGGAACCGGGGGCACAGTTGGCGGCCTATTGTGCAGCCAAGGCGGGGGTAGTGGCGCTGACGAAAGCGATCGCTGCAGAAACCAAGGGCACTCGGATCACGGCCAACGTAGTGCTGCCCAGCATCATCGACACTCCCAGCAACCGCAACGACATGGGCACAGAACAGGTGAAGCAATGGGTGGATCCAGCTTCCTTGGCCCAGGTGATTTGTTTCCTGGCCTCCGAAGCAGCAGGGGATCTGCGGGGTGCTGCCATTCCGGTGTACGGCGATAGTTGA
- the ribBA gene encoding bifunctional 3,4-dihydroxy-2-butanone-4-phosphate synthase/GTP cyclohydrolase II has product MDLTFQFDSIDDALSDLKAGRSIVVVDDENRENEGDLICAAQFATPDMINFMAVEARGLICLAMMGDRLDELELPLMVSSHSFEDSSEQTAFTVSIDGALHLGVTTGISADDRAKTIQIAINPQAKPSDLRRPGHIFPLRAREGGVLKRAGHTEAGVDLARLAGLYPSGVICEIQNPDGSMARLPELVTYSKERNLKIISIADLISYRLQHERFIRRETVADLPSQFGQFKIYAYRNLLDNSEHIALVKGDPATFAQQPIMVRVHSECLTGDALGSLRCDCRMQLQAALKMIEAAGEGVVVYLRQEGRGIGLVNKLKAYALQDMGLDTVEANQKLGFPADQRNYGIGAQILNDIGVKQFRLITNNPRKIAGLKGYDLEMVDRVPLLIEATSYNVDYLATKAQKLGHLLLQTYLVTVAIQWQDEPHSVTERYDRLEKLRHLTTAHDLLLQEEARPMAIALFGKSSLTFHLGLDQANVAAADWYQDCTHPYVLAIGQILDNLATWSTVQQLEFLVSPGGDPFTNLQVKLHRQLFRLDEANGETLRPSELCGQLETQRIYVFSRHTPAD; this is encoded by the coding sequence ATGGATCTCACCTTCCAATTTGACTCCATCGACGATGCCCTGTCTGACCTGAAGGCCGGACGTTCGATTGTGGTTGTAGACGATGAAAATCGCGAGAATGAAGGGGATCTGATCTGCGCTGCCCAGTTTGCGACCCCCGACATGATCAACTTCATGGCCGTGGAGGCCCGGGGGCTGATTTGTCTAGCCATGATGGGCGATCGCTTGGATGAGCTAGAACTACCCCTAATGGTCAGCAGCCATTCTTTTGAAGATAGCAGCGAGCAAACGGCCTTCACCGTCAGCATCGACGGAGCCCTGCATCTAGGCGTCACCACCGGCATTTCTGCAGATGACCGGGCCAAAACCATCCAAATTGCCATCAACCCCCAAGCCAAACCCAGCGACCTCCGCCGTCCAGGGCATATCTTCCCCCTGCGGGCTCGGGAAGGGGGCGTGCTCAAGCGGGCCGGCCACACGGAAGCTGGGGTTGACCTAGCACGCCTCGCAGGCCTGTATCCCTCGGGGGTGATCTGCGAGATCCAAAACCCCGATGGCTCCATGGCCCGGTTGCCAGAACTGGTGACCTATTCCAAAGAGCGTAATCTCAAAATCATCAGCATTGCTGACCTGATCAGCTATCGCCTGCAGCACGAACGCTTTATCCGGCGAGAGACGGTGGCCGATCTGCCGTCCCAGTTTGGTCAGTTCAAAATCTACGCCTATCGCAACCTGCTGGATAACTCTGAGCACATTGCCCTGGTCAAGGGCGATCCGGCCACCTTTGCCCAGCAGCCGATCATGGTGCGGGTGCATTCAGAATGCTTAACCGGCGATGCCCTCGGCTCCCTGCGCTGCGACTGTCGGATGCAACTGCAGGCGGCCCTGAAGATGATCGAGGCGGCGGGGGAAGGCGTTGTGGTCTACCTACGCCAAGAAGGACGCGGCATTGGGCTAGTGAACAAGCTCAAGGCCTACGCCCTACAGGACATGGGGCTCGATACCGTGGAGGCTAACCAAAAACTCGGTTTTCCTGCCGACCAGCGCAACTACGGCATCGGTGCGCAGATCCTCAACGACATCGGCGTCAAACAGTTTCGCTTGATCACCAACAATCCCCGCAAAATTGCCGGACTTAAGGGCTACGACCTAGAGATGGTAGACCGGGTGCCGTTATTGATCGAAGCGACCTCCTACAACGTGGACTATCTGGCCACCAAAGCCCAAAAACTCGGGCATTTGCTCCTGCAAACCTATCTGGTAACCGTCGCCATCCAATGGCAAGATGAACCCCATTCCGTCACCGAACGCTACGATCGCCTCGAAAAACTGCGCCACCTGACCACTGCCCATGATCTGCTGCTGCAAGAAGAAGCCCGCCCCATGGCGATCGCTCTCTTTGGCAAATCCTCCCTCACCTTCCATCTAGGGCTCGATCAAGCCAACGTTGCCGCCGCCGACTGGTACCAAGACTGCACCCATCCCTACGTCCTTGCGATCGGGCAAATCTTAGACAACTTGGCAACCTGGAGCACCGTGCAGCAGCTTGAATTTTTGGTGTCTCCCGGCGGCGATCCCTTCACCAATCTGCAGGTGAAACTACACCGGCAACTCTTCCGCCTGGATGAAGCCAACGGCGAAACCTTACGTCCCTCAGAACTCTGCGGACAGCTTGAAACCCAGCGCATCTATGTCTTTTCTCGGCATACGCCAGCAGATTAG
- the cphA gene encoding cyanophycin synthetase, with translation MKILKTQTLRGPNYWSIRYGKLIVLRLDLEDVADRPTSDIPGFYEGLHQALPSLMEHFCSPGCRGGFLSRVQEGTMMGHVVEHVALELQSLAGMDVGFGRTRETSTPGVYRVVFEYIDEQVGRYAGRAAVRMCQSIINEGVYPAEELEQDLVDLRDLWAKASLGPSTENIVKEADERGIPWVQLGARAMIQFGHGVNQRRIQATLSNGTGILGVELACDKEGTKSILKDAGVPVPRGVVIYYLDELKDAIDDVGGYPIVIKPLDGNHGRGITININSWEEAEAAYDAAQKTSKTHAVIIERYYLGQDHRVLVINGQVVAVAERVPAHVIGDGRSTISELVEEVNRDPRRGDGHANILTRIEVDRTTWQLLDRQGYTLDTILSEGEVCYLRATANLSTGGIAIDRTDDIHPENVWLAQRIAKIIGLDIAGIDVVTTDITRPLREVDGVVVEVNAAPGFRMHFCPSVGLPRNVAAPVLDMLYPPGSSSRIPIVAITGTNGKTTTTRLIAHIFRQTQKVVGYTTTDGIYINDYVVERGDTTGPQSAQVILQDPTVEVAILETARGGLLRSGMGFRDCDVGVVLNVAADHLGIGDINTVEDLAHLKSVVVETARPNGYAVLNADDPLVSAMAKRVKAQVAYFSMHPDNDLVRSHTQQGGLAAVYENGYLSILKGDWTLRIEQAINVPLTMHGRAPFMIANALAASLAAFSQGVSIDQIRAALHSFQASVDQTPGRMNLFNLGDFHALIDYAHNPASYEALGSFVRNWPGDRIGVVGGPGDRRDEDFVTLGQLSASIFDRIIVKEDDDTRGRPRGSAANFIIDGIRQVNPEFPYEEILDEVTAVNTALDAAPSGSLVVILPETVSRAIQLIDQRRPITEATELQRSPQQMDEHTESDPADTSTAEPDPSVQSSTDYVPSNSSL, from the coding sequence ATGAAAATTCTTAAAACCCAGACCCTACGAGGCCCAAACTACTGGAGCATTCGCTATGGCAAATTAATCGTCTTACGCCTAGATCTAGAAGACGTTGCCGATCGCCCCACAAGTGACATACCAGGCTTCTATGAAGGACTGCACCAGGCACTGCCGAGCCTGATGGAACACTTCTGTTCCCCCGGCTGCCGTGGAGGGTTTCTTTCTCGGGTTCAAGAAGGCACCATGATGGGGCATGTGGTGGAGCATGTGGCGCTGGAGCTACAAAGCCTAGCGGGCATGGATGTAGGATTTGGGCGCACCCGCGAAACTAGCACCCCCGGCGTCTATCGGGTGGTCTTTGAATATATCGACGAGCAGGTCGGCCGCTATGCTGGGCGGGCCGCCGTGCGCATGTGCCAAAGCATCATCAATGAAGGCGTCTATCCAGCCGAGGAGCTGGAGCAAGATCTCGTCGATCTACGCGACCTCTGGGCCAAAGCATCCCTGGGCCCCAGCACCGAAAATATTGTTAAAGAAGCCGATGAACGCGGCATTCCTTGGGTGCAGCTAGGCGCAAGGGCGATGATCCAATTCGGCCACGGCGTCAATCAACGGCGTATCCAAGCCACCCTCAGCAACGGCACCGGCATTTTGGGCGTGGAGCTAGCCTGCGATAAGGAAGGTACCAAGAGCATTCTCAAGGATGCCGGGGTGCCCGTACCGCGCGGGGTGGTGATCTACTACCTCGATGAACTTAAAGATGCCATCGATGATGTGGGCGGCTACCCCATCGTCATCAAGCCCCTAGACGGCAATCACGGCCGCGGCATCACCATTAACATCAACTCTTGGGAAGAGGCCGAAGCCGCCTACGATGCAGCCCAAAAAACCTCTAAAACCCATGCAGTCATCATTGAGCGCTACTACCTCGGTCAAGACCACCGCGTTTTGGTGATCAATGGCCAGGTCGTCGCCGTAGCAGAGCGCGTGCCTGCCCATGTGATTGGGGATGGCCGCTCCACCATTAGCGAACTGGTGGAGGAAGTCAACCGCGATCCACGTCGGGGCGATGGTCACGCCAATATTCTCACCCGCATTGAAGTCGATCGCACCACCTGGCAACTGCTCGATCGCCAAGGCTATACCCTAGACACCATTCTGAGCGAAGGCGAGGTTTGCTACCTGCGAGCCACCGCCAACCTCAGCACCGGCGGCATCGCCATCGATCGCACCGATGACATTCATCCAGAAAATGTCTGGCTGGCCCAGCGAATTGCCAAGATCATTGGCCTCGATATTGCCGGCATTGACGTCGTCACCACCGACATCACCCGTCCCCTGCGAGAAGTGGATGGCGTGGTCGTTGAAGTGAATGCTGCGCCGGGCTTCCGGATGCACTTCTGCCCCAGCGTGGGTCTACCGCGCAACGTGGCAGCTCCCGTTTTAGACATGCTCTATCCGCCCGGCAGCTCGTCTCGCATTCCCATCGTGGCGATCACCGGCACCAATGGTAAAACCACCACCACCCGCCTGATTGCCCACATTTTCCGGCAAACCCAAAAAGTGGTGGGCTACACCACCACCGACGGCATTTATATCAACGACTACGTGGTGGAACGGGGCGACACCACCGGCCCCCAAAGCGCTCAGGTGATTTTGCAAGACCCCACCGTGGAAGTGGCGATCTTGGAAACAGCCCGAGGCGGTCTACTGCGATCGGGAATGGGCTTTAGGGACTGTGATGTGGGTGTGGTGCTCAACGTGGCGGCAGATCACCTGGGCATCGGCGATATCAACACCGTGGAAGATCTCGCCCACCTGAAGAGCGTGGTTGTGGAAACGGCGCGGCCCAATGGCTATGCGGTGCTGAATGCCGATGATCCCCTCGTGTCCGCCATGGCCAAGCGGGTGAAGGCTCAAGTTGCCTACTTCTCCATGCATCCCGACAATGACCTGGTGCGATCGCACACCCAGCAGGGCGGATTGGCCGCAGTCTACGAAAATGGCTACCTCTCCATCCTCAAAGGCGACTGGACTCTGCGCATCGAGCAGGCAATCAACGTACCGCTGACCATGCACGGCCGCGCTCCGTTCATGATTGCCAATGCCCTAGCCGCTAGCCTAGCTGCCTTTTCCCAAGGCGTCAGCATTGATCAAATTCGGGCAGCCCTGCATAGCTTCCAAGCCTCGGTGGATCAAACGCCTGGCCGCATGAACCTCTTCAACCTTGGCGACTTCCATGCCTTGATTGACTATGCCCACAACCCAGCTAGCTACGAAGCCCTAGGCAGCTTTGTGCGCAATTGGCCCGGCGATCGCATCGGTGTCGTGGGTGGGCCCGGTGATCGCCGCGATGAAGACTTTGTCACCCTGGGTCAGCTTTCTGCCAGCATTTTCGATCGGATTATTGTCAAAGAAGACGACGATACGCGGGGACGTCCCCGAGGCAGCGCTGCTAACTTCATCATTGATGGCATCCGCCAAGTCAATCCCGAGTTTCCCTACGAGGAAATTTTGGACGAGGTAACGGCGGTGAATACAGCCCTAGATGCAGCGCCCAGCGGCAGTTTGGTGGTGATCTTACCGGAAACCGTCAGCCGTGCCATTCAGCTCATTGATCAACGGCGACCGATCACCGAAGCCACCGAGCTGCAGCGATCGCCCCAGCAAATGGACGAACATACCGAAAGCGATCCAGCGGACACATCCACCGCAGAACCGGATCCATCGGTGCAATCCAGCACCGACTATGTGCCCTCCAATAGTTCGCTGTAG
- a CDS encoding DUF2997 domain-containing protein, which produces MAEYQRIEYRIGSDGQIIETVMDGLGSGCLAATQAMEQALGEVEQRQFKPEYEAGAEVETTLSAIASQSISPS; this is translated from the coding sequence ATGGCTGAGTATCAACGCATTGAATATCGCATTGGTTCTGATGGACAGATCATCGAAACGGTGATGGATGGTCTGGGAAGCGGCTGTCTTGCGGCAACCCAGGCGATGGAGCAAGCCCTGGGTGAGGTGGAGCAGCGCCAGTTTAAGCCGGAGTATGAGGCTGGTGCGGAGGTGGAGACAACTCTGTCAGCGATCGCCTCCCAATCTATCTCGCCTTCCTAA
- the ispF gene encoding 2-C-methyl-D-erythritol 2,4-cyclodiphosphate synthase: protein MDIRIGNGYDIHRLVPDRPLILGGVTLEHSLGLLGHSDADVLTHAIMDAMLGALSLGDIGHYFPPTDPQWAGADSIELLKQVHQLIQTQGWQIGNLDSVIVAERPKLKPHIKTMRDRLATALQLNPDQVGVKATTNEKLGPTGREEGIAVYSVALLIRP from the coding sequence ATGGATATTCGCATTGGCAATGGCTACGACATACATCGACTGGTGCCCGATCGCCCCCTGATTTTGGGCGGCGTGACCCTGGAGCATTCCCTAGGGTTGCTAGGACACAGCGATGCGGATGTGCTCACCCACGCGATTATGGATGCCATGCTGGGAGCGCTGAGCCTGGGTGATATTGGCCATTATTTTCCGCCCACCGATCCCCAATGGGCAGGCGCAGACAGCATTGAACTGTTGAAGCAGGTACACCAATTGATCCAGACCCAGGGCTGGCAGATTGGTAACCTGGATTCGGTGATTGTAGCGGAGCGGCCCAAACTCAAGCCCCACATTAAGACCATGCGCGATCGCCTGGCCACGGCCCTCCAGCTCAACCCCGATCAGGTGGGGGTGAAAGCGACCACCAACGAGAAGCTTGGCCCCACAGGACGAGAAGAGGGCATCGCGGTCTATAGCGTGGCCCTGTTGATCCGTCCCTAG
- the trmD gene encoding tRNA (guanosine(37)-N1)-methyltransferase TrmD translates to MRFDIITLFPDFFVSPLQSGLLGKAIANQIAAVHLTNPRDFTTDKHHRVDDEPYGGGVGMLMKPEPIFAAVESLPDLPRREVLLMTPQGQPMTQPLFQTLASDYDQLVCICGHYEGVDERVLNLVTREVSLGDFVLTCGEIPALALLNGVIRLMPGTVGKTDSLKYESFEDGLLDYPQYTRPAEFRGWTVPEVLRSGNHGAIAQWRRQQQLQRTRDRRPDLFEAWQQSQERLGESSDRD, encoded by the coding sequence GTGCGATTTGACATTATTACGCTATTTCCAGACTTCTTTGTATCTCCCCTGCAGTCAGGACTGTTGGGGAAAGCGATCGCCAACCAAATTGCTGCGGTGCATCTCACCAATCCCCGGGATTTCACCACCGATAAGCATCATCGGGTAGACGATGAACCCTACGGTGGTGGTGTCGGCATGTTGATGAAGCCGGAGCCAATTTTTGCTGCGGTAGAGTCCTTGCCCGATCTGCCTCGGCGGGAAGTGCTGTTGATGACACCCCAGGGGCAGCCCATGACCCAGCCGCTGTTCCAAACCCTGGCCAGTGACTATGACCAGTTGGTCTGCATTTGTGGACATTATGAAGGGGTCGATGAACGGGTGCTGAATCTGGTGACCCGCGAGGTGTCATTAGGAGATTTTGTACTCACCTGTGGCGAAATTCCGGCCCTAGCCCTGCTCAACGGCGTGATTCGCCTGATGCCGGGCACGGTGGGTAAAACCGATTCTCTGAAGTATGAAAGTTTTGAGGATGGGCTGCTGGACTATCCCCAATACACCCGCCCGGCGGAGTTTCGGGGTTGGACGGTGCCGGAGGTGTTGCGATCGGGCAATCACGGGGCGATCGCTCAGTGGCGACGGCAGCAGCAGCTTCAACGAACCCGCGATCGCCGCCCTGATTTATTTGAAGCTTGGCAGCAATCCCAGGAACGACTGGGGGAATCGAGCGATCGCGATTAG
- a CDS encoding cyanophycinase: MLQLETESLTQRMPKTTKAAVMVIGGAEDKIHGRQILQTFWSRAGASNAQIAIIPSASREPEAIGDRYRTIFNDMGVKTIEVLDIRERDDGNKPEWQDFIETATGVFITGGDQLRLCGLLSDTPIMDRVRMRAQLGEVTLAGTSAGAAIMGHHMIAGGGSGESPNRALVDLTTGLSILPELVVDQHFHNRNRMARLMSAIATYPDKLGIGIDEDTCAMFEGNDLFQVIGRGTVTIVDPGQMSYTNQPDVGMTEPLSMHHLKVHILSHGDRFDLHQRIPLPAHP, encoded by the coding sequence ATGCTGCAATTAGAAACCGAATCTCTGACGCAGAGGATGCCCAAGACTACCAAAGCAGCCGTCATGGTCATTGGCGGTGCAGAAGATAAAATTCACGGTCGCCAAATTCTCCAAACATTTTGGAGCCGAGCTGGCGCGTCCAATGCCCAGATTGCCATCATTCCCTCCGCATCTCGCGAGCCGGAAGCCATTGGCGATCGCTACCGCACCATTTTTAACGACATGGGCGTCAAAACCATCGAGGTACTCGACATTCGCGAGCGAGATGATGGCAATAAGCCTGAATGGCAGGACTTCATTGAAACTGCCACGGGAGTCTTTATTACCGGCGGTGACCAATTGCGGCTCTGTGGTCTGTTATCGGATACTCCGATTATGGATCGGGTGAGAATGCGGGCTCAGCTTGGCGAAGTTACCCTAGCAGGCACCAGCGCCGGAGCCGCGATCATGGGGCACCACATGATCGCGGGCGGCGGCAGTGGCGAATCTCCCAACCGGGCCTTGGTCGATCTCACCACCGGGCTGAGCATTTTGCCCGAACTGGTCGTGGATCAACATTTCCACAACCGCAACCGCATGGCGCGGCTGATGAGTGCGATCGCCACCTATCCTGACAAGCTGGGCATTGGTATCGATGAAGACACCTGCGCCATGTTTGAGGGCAATGACCTGTTTCAAGTCATCGGTCGTGGCACCGTCACCATTGTTGATCCTGGGCAGATGTCCTACACCAATCAACCCGATGTGGGCATGACCGAACCCTTGAGTATGCACCACCTCAAAGTTCATATTCTCAGCCATGGCGATCGCTTCGATCTCCATCAACGCATCCCTCTGCCCGCCCATCCCTAG